The nucleotide sequence GCTATTCTCGCCCCTACTACTCATCAAGCCCATAGTCCTCACCAAAATACTTGTCAACTAGACTATTTGCCATAGTTCTGACGTCTTCATTTTCGTGAAACTGAAATCTTTCCATGGCTTCAATCCCATCTTCTTGTTCTACAAGCTTTGGGCCCTTTCCATTTGGCATCCCTCTCAAGACCTACAGACACAATAGATCATAAACAACACGGGGTTTAGATCTCAAAGAGTGTGGTATAATTTGTCATGTTCAATCATCGATTACACAAACAAATGAACTGATCTAGCCATAATCTACCAAGTAGTTATTTATACATTCATGAAAATCGCTTACCAGCTCTATAAACTGAAGCCCTAGCTTGGCAGCTTCGATATCAGCAGATCTAACCAAATCAATAAAACCTGGCAAGCATCCTTTTTCAACAAGTGAAACCAAATGCTCCAGGATAAGATTTGGTATCTCGTCACCTTTAGTTGGGGCAACACAAATGTTGCCTAATATGTAAGCAACTTCCTTTCTTATATCAAATGGGGCGGCAGAAAAAAGGTGCAATAGCAAAGGCAGTGTCTCACTAGAATATATCAATTGCTTGTGCTCAATAGAACCAGCAGCTATATTAGATAGCACCCATGCTGCTTCCTGCATAAGATAAAAAAGCTCTCATCAAgcttgatccaaattattgaatcaaatattaaattttataccTTCTTTAAGACCCTGTGTTCACTATTTAGACATTTTATCAGAGCTTGCATGGCAGTATCTGAAATCGTCATTAAATAATCAGATAAAGAAATTGATCCATACTTTTGATTAAAACGCGGGTATTTATCTTAGCAAATATCGAAAAAATCACTAGCCTGTAACTTCAAGTCCAGGTACAAGAACAGCATAAGTTGCATGGGAATCACCAGCAACGAGATTACCTAAACTTCGCAAAACCTACAGGGATTTCCCATtgttattagaaacaaaaaatcagTGTGAATAATTGTGGTTCATGTGCAGTGGTGTATGCTAGTAATCACAAGAAGGTTCACAAGATTCTTACCGGAATCATTAATTGCAAACTGTTTGATGTTGCTAATCTATTTACAAGCAATTGAAGTACGTCACTCTTCACCAGCACGGAGGTAGCTAAATTTGAAAGTGCTGAAAGATAAACAACTACCCATGCTACTTCAGTAGCTGATTCATCGTCCCTGaggtgataaaataaaattaatataacaatAATCAGGGTAGCCTTTCAGGGATATTATGTCAACTGGTAACAGCTGGATAAATCGGTAATATTTCCGAGAAATAATATTTCCACGTAGTCATAATTTTACAAGAGGATTTGCACTACCATCACTTCTGATTTTAAGCTCAGAAACCTATAGGAAAGTGAACTTTATGATTATAGTGGTTACATTTACAGCCACAAAAATTTCATGTACTTCATCCAAATTAAGTTAATAAATCATTTAGAAATTTGgccaaaataaataagaaatagtTTAATGGAGGAAAAGAACTTCCTCTTTGATAATAAAACTTTTGTGACGTCCCACCATTTTGCATTTGGATGGTGTCATTTCCACCCAAACGCTGAATGGAAGCATTTCCCTTTAGAGCCTTAATAGCTCTATGTATCTTATATTCGGGTATTCTATTGGCCTCAAAGTACAACTCTCATTGATCAGCAACCAATAAGCCTTCTCTTCGCCAAACTTTGGAATCGTCTTCAAGATGCAATACCACAATCCAACATCCAGCTCTAACACTAGTTGATAATTGCTAGTCAAATatcagaagaataaaaaaaaaagatttgattttattgatgAAACCTACCTAAACCCTATATCAGTGATGAATAAAAGTTAGGAAGGACAAACACAGGCTATTGATATTCCTCTCAGGATTAGAACTCCAATTATAGAGCCTGAGACCTCCCACCAAAACAAATCCCAACTATCCAGACTCCTAATCTTCTCCCACTCACTCTTTATAGCCTACTTCTGCCAAATCTATTAGAACTCCAATCAACAACCACAAACTAGACTAACTTCTTCAACCAACAAAACCCAGCCAAACCTGTTTGGGCTTTCCTAACAATTtatctaaataaaatataaaatatacttTATAAATTGACATGTTTGAAAATTTCATCTTTCTGATGATGTGCATTGGGCCAAAAACGGAACAGAATAGTTTAAAtacatgaaatatattaactGTAGTTgcaatttaaacaataaaagtCAAGAGTAGAAGGTATGAGTCACCCATGCACAATAAAGCAATATAATGATATTAAGCATGCATGTTATAAAGTAACTGCGAGTCTAAACAACAGTGAAACATGCTGGCTAGGATATAACATAGGTAAGTCCGGGGAAATACTCACGCTTTCGTTAAGTGTCGAACAATTGCATCCAATACTCCATCAACACGTATAAGTTCGTTAGCAGCTTTAGGATTTGGACCCTATATGCAAACATACTGAAATCATATAAAAACATATGTATGTGGAATATTCCATCTTCCACAAAAACCATAATGCACAAGAGACCACAAAAGCTGATGACTACAAAACACTTCTAAAAATCTACGGACCATGCAGTAAAGGCAAAGAAGATACGAACTCAGCTATATAGAATAAGAGTGATCATTAAGGAATTGATACAAATCAATCTCTCAGACATATTGTATGTAATATTCATTTGATGGATTTGAAACCTTGATTAGATTAGACAAAGCCCAGGCCGCTGTTCTAACAGTTGAACGTCTGTATGGTAGCATCATTCTTGCAAGAGGTACTAAGGCCCCTTGAATTAGAAGAACATTCCTCAACTCTTCATCTTCACCGGCCACATTTCCTAGTGCCCAAGCACACTGCTCAGCAACAGGTGAGGAGCTCTTTTCTGCAGAACAGGACTACTTATGAATTTTGAAGGTAAatcattaaatagttttaacCTTGAAGAACTTCATTATAATGTTGGATATAGTTGCAAAATTAATGAAGGTGGACATTTTAGAAAAAGAATAAGATGCAAGTAGGTCTAAGTTCCCTCCATCCCATTCTTTCCTTAGATTGTAGATATCTTACAATGCTTTAACAGTTAAGGCTATAAGAGTTCCTCTAAATCTTTATATCTATAGAAATATAGGTCAAAAAGGAATCTCAAAGTGATCACTCACCCCCAAGGTGAGCAATAAGCAAAGGCAATGCAGGAAGCAAAGCTTTTGTTTCCTCTGGATTCCCTGCAGCAATATTTGTAAGACACCAAGCAGCTTCAAGCAACTGCAGGATACATTCGcaataacaaaaatgaaaatagtaaGAAATTTTCTTGCCATTAATGATTCCATATGCTCTGCATAACATGTATAGAAGATATATGCGTTTAGACCTGTTCATCTGGAGAACCAAATGAAAGACACTGCACTAGTATGGCAACTGCTCCAGCTTTAACAGCAGACTCAACAGGAGGAAATTCAGATCTTGACAGTAAACGCCTTAATTCTTGAAGGGCGCCTACTCTTTTCTGCACTGCACCCTTCCCcctatcaattaaaaaatatatagagtAACACTTCTGTCAAAGTTAAAGAATATGTGAATTTGCAATTGACATAATTGAAGATTTTCTCAGTCTGTGGAGAAAATATGGCCAACACATTATCAAAGAGATAAGAGAAAACACTATTCTAAGATGATCTaaaaagaaacaacacaacatcaATCTTAGTGCCTAATTGGGCAATCCTGCATGCATATGAAATTATCACATTGTTAAAAACTTCCCCCTCTAAACCAGAAAGATTCAGAACACTTGGTGACTTATTTTTCCTCAGACCAACACAACTATTTGCTTATCATGTGTCAAATatggttttaaaataaaaattgacatgAACTGTATAACTTAAATTAAACAACTCTTCCCGTGATTGAATAGCTTTACCTTCATTGGCCAGCACTAGTCTTCTAATCCTTGTTCATCGTAAACAGGAGCAGATGCTGGGCTACTACATTGGGGGCTCAAGAGACCCCCCCTCCCCCACAAGAAAACAAttgttttctataataatactattatatatatttttcagcCCCATCAAACAAACTACACACACTAACTTATACTTACACACTCATCACAAGTTCACATCCCACAGTTCAGTTTTGACTTTAACTATTGGTGGTTGAATCCTTTGTTATGTGTTCAGTTACTTGAGCATACgcacataaatatttttctattcatgTAAATCTTTTGGTTTTCCTTCATAATTATTATGTGTGTAGGTTCACCCACCCTTCAATCAAATTCTTCACACACTCTCTTAACTTTACCCCCCATTCTCTTCTTAATTTTTACACGGGCCTCTCCTCCGAACATCAACATAAACtgttctttttctcttcttcttgcTATTACTTCCCCTacagtatttttttattttttttttaagattcccCTACAGTAttaaaagtttagatttttacTTTAACATCAACTAAATTTTATCGACCGGAGCATTCCCTCACAATCAATATTTTAAGGTTAGATTTTTTACttaaatcaaatttattgttgtcttctatttctcttcAACAATTGCAAAATTTTAGGAATCATTTTTTTGCTTggtgtttttttattcaaaaaaaaaaagggtgtaGATATTCAATTAGTtttgttagaaaaataaatcaagcatcatctagaaaaatattttgatttgttataatattttctaGCCCCCGCCAAAGAAAATTTATGGATCCGCCACTAGtcttaaactaattttttttactggaAATCTGTTTTACCCACAAACAACTAGTCTAGAGTGGCCATGAAGTCACGATTGCAGTAGCATGTTGCATATAGACCGCCAGCATTTATGTTAATAGCCTAAACCCCCAGCAAGTTCAACAGGAAAACACGGAGGTTCAATATAGGATATTATCAGTTAAAACCATGAAAGATCTTGTTTGGGTACTCCAATACAATAACGACATGGAAAGCAACAGCAAGTAATTTCAAGAGTTTTGTAGTTCAACTTCTAGGTTTTGTGAAAGTGAAAGAATCTAGAAGGGTAAAAGAATATGCCTGCGATTTTATTAGAATGGGAAAACTAATTCAGATGAACACTGCACTAGTACTTATATAATAGCGAGAAAGCTATTCACGTCAAGAGTTAGTTAAACCTGTTCACTGATTCAAATACATGAGAGGCTAAATAGCAGAAACACAAACTATGAACCAATTTGGATCGGCCTCTAGCTTTTGGAATctttatctaccaaaaaaatccTTATAAGCTCATATATGTTTATTgagaaattaaatgaaaaaaacctATAAAAACAAATGAGATACATAAACTAGTTTCAACTTATACGAGAAACTGTTATTAAAAGACACATAGGGCCTCTTAGGATTGACTGATTTCAGTTTATCTACCGGTATTAACACTTCAGATACTGTTTTAGAGAACTTAcggaaacagcttatgacatgtccataagttgttttcagcttattttcataagctttccaagatagcttatatgaaaacaacttatagcttatatgaaaaccacttgcatttattttatcttttgatatagaaatagtttataacGTATCCGTAAGTCcaagctcaactggcaaatgccgaaattgttaggctggATATTCTTGGTGTCCAAGATTCGAACGTGGGATATCCCATATGTGTGCGAGTTTCAAGTCGTATTTACCGCTCCATCTAGTCTACAGGGCGTAAGAAATAGCTTATATCTTACACaaaagttgtttatccaaacagggtcgTCGTAAATGCaatattcttttaatatttattttttaattgtttcttGAGAATTTTATCAAAACCAACCCTATCACCAGCAATTATAAGATACAAGGAAACTAATTTCCAACTTGCAAATCATAATtcaaaacttcatttttataCTTCCAAAAAATTCACCATTCCAAGATGAAGCCAATCTAAACCTAGGGCccatttggattggcttattttttagtttatgcagaacagcttatgcaaataaatataaggttttatgtattattcataagtttgtcaaggtagtttatgaacaaacagcttatgaagatacaatttttattaGTGAGAAATtctgaattaacataaaagcttatttatttgcataagctatttttcataagctcaaaaacaagtcaatccaaacggCCCCTTGTTATCATAAACTGAAACAGAccatagaagaaaaaaaataaagttaaaaaaccAATTCTTAATCATGTAAAAGCTAGAAACTTGGAACAGAGTAGCTTACTGATAAGCAAGAGcagatttcaaattttcaacagCCAAAGAAGTTTGAGACTCCAAAATAGATTGTTCTTCGTCTATCATCATTTCAccttcaacatcaacatcaacttcaGCATCACTAACTCCAACTCTACAAAGTCGTTTGGCACGAACCAACGATTCCCTCCTTTCTTTCCCAACTGTAACTGCAAGTTGGCGTCTTCTTGTACCCGCAGCATTCACAACTGAAAACAAACACGCGGTTGAATCCATTAGCATCGGAAAGCACAAACCTAAACCTATCTAGGTTCTGtcaaattgaatttgattactgtgaaatgaatgaaaattcaGTTGTTATAATGTTGAATAAGAGTGTACCTGATGATTTGATAGGGTCCCTTTTGTTCGTAGCGAAACCAGGATCGGCCATTGAAGATGAAGGTGAAACGAATGCAAAAGTGTTTGGAGTCGCTGAAAAAGGTTTTAGCGGTGGTTCTTCTTTTTATAACGGTACATGATAATGGGATCCACGGCGGTAATAAGCTCCACATTATTGGGCACTTGTAAAAAGGGAAAATGCTGAGAAATGTAATTAATCCACttgttataaaaattaaaatagaaatatctTCTTGAAAAATAGAGAGTGTGTACTTCAAAGACattcgtaaaaaataataatatatctaaAAAGAAACTAAATAGTGTTTTTAAAAGTAAAGCACTCTTGgcttttagttttaaaaatttgttttataaacCAATTTTAGAGAAACTATTTTTAAgaagagaataaaataaaactatttggtggtaatgtaatattttaaaaattgttttagaaatgaaaaaatgaGAATAATTGTTTGATAATCTAATTCTTGAAAATTGTTTTAGAGATgagagattttatttgattagaaattttttttaaactaatttattttatattgttgtataataaaaagtaatagaaattcataatgtattttttagaaatatgaAATTCTCCTTATATCTATTTACCGGTAAATAATATATTCAGCCAACAAATAAAGTAAAGTAATATTAATATGTTTGTGAAAAAAAggtaaagtaataataatatgctttaaaaaaattataacgtGTCCTTTGTTGTTCTATCATGTGTTATGTTGCTATCATGTAATGTATAAtatagtatttatttttaacgGATCAAACGAACTCATACATTTTTTAACCCTTTAGTTTTTTAGGATAGGAGATGAGGGACCTTGGTAATGTAAGATTCAATTAGAAGTAAGTAAAATTTGAATGATAAGGATTATTTCAATTATGATTCAAACTTGAGTTATTTCGAGTGATCCTTAACTGAAGTTAGTTAATCACTTGAACAAATTTGCAAAGATCTTTATATTATGACCTCTAATGATGATATTTGTGTTAAATCATcacaaaccctaaacccaaaaTTGTGAAGATTTTGTGTTAAATTTGTGATTGTAACATCCACACTTGAAACAAATTTGATGAAGATCTTTATATT is from Medicago truncatula cultivar Jemalong A17 chromosome 1, MtrunA17r5.0-ANR, whole genome shotgun sequence and encodes:
- the LOC25484035 gene encoding importin subunit alpha-9, translating into MADPGFATNKRDPIKSSVVNAAGTRRRQLAVTVGKERRESLVRAKRLCRVGVSDAEVDVDVEGEMMIDEEQSILESQTSLAVENLKSALAYQGKGAVQKRVGALQELRRLLSRSEFPPVESAVKAGAVAILVQCLSFGSPDEQLLEAAWCLTNIAAGNPEETKALLPALPLLIAHLGEKSSSPVAEQCAWALGNVAGEDEELRNVLLIQGALVPLARMMLPYRRSTVRTAAWALSNLIKGPNPKAANELIRVDGVLDAIVRHLTKADDESATEVAWVVVYLSALSNLATSVLVKSDVLQLLVNRLATSNSLQLMIPVLRSLGNLVAGDSHATYAVLVPGLEVTDTAMQALIKCLNSEHRVLKKEAAWVLSNIAAGSIEHKQLIYSSETLPLLLHLFSAAPFDIRKEVAYILGNICVAPTKGDEIPNLILEHLVSLVEKGCLPGFIDLVRSADIEAAKLGLQFIELVLRGMPNGKGPKLVEQEDGIEAMERFQFHENEDVRTMANSLVDKYFGEDYGLDE